The DNA region GATAGCGCGCCAGCAGCGGGTTGCCCGACATTTCGCCCAGCTTCAGGTGGAACGTGCTGGCCAGGCGCGCCCATTCGGTCTGCGGCGCGCTGTGCATGGCGTGGTGCTCCTCGCGCAGTTGCCGGCGCAGCATGGCGAAATCGGCCTTGGTGGCCGACTTCGCCACGAGCGGCAGGATGGACGTCTCCAGTATGCGACGGGCCTCGAACAGCTTGTCCACTTCCTCGCGCGTCGGCATGGCGACGATGGCGCCGCGGTTGGGCCGCAGCTCCACCACGTGGTCATGCGCCAGCCGCTGCAAGGCCTTCTGCACCACGGTGCGCCCCACGCCGAACAGTTCGCACAGGGCGGCCTCGGGCAGCTTGGTGCCCGGCAGCAGCCGCTGTCCCATGACGCCGCCCAGCACCGATCGGTAGATGCGGGTCTCGGCGTCTTCGGCGGTATCGGCCGCGACCAGCGCGCTCGGGCGCACCTTGGGACGGCCGCGTGTCGTCGCGGCCTTGGCGGGAGTCTTGCGTACGGCTTGTTGCTTCATGCGTGGGCGCCCAGGGCGGAAAGTCGTTTGCCGATGGAGATGGCCAGCCGGATCAGCGACAGATCGCTGCCGGCCGGTCCCAGCAAGGATACGCCAGCCGGCAGGCCATCGTCGCCGATGAAGGGAATATTGACCTGCGGCAGCCCCGCCAGGCCGGCGATCGAGGTCAGGCGGAACGTCTGGGCACGGATCGCGTCCACCGCCGCCGGGTCGGCCGTGCGCGCGATCGCCGCGCTGGAGGCCGAGGGCAGCACCGCCACGCGGTCTTCGCCGAGCAGGCCGCGCACCTCGGCGCGCAGCCGGTCCTGCACCGCCCGCGCCTCGGCCGCCGCCTCGGCGCCGGTCCCCGCCGCTGCCTGCCAGCGCGCGGCGATGGCAGGCGCGAACACCGGCTGCTCGCGCGTGATCCAGTCGCCATGCGCGCGCCAGGCGTCATGGGCCGACACGGTGATGTAGGCGCGGCGCCACGTTTCCAGGTCGGTGGCGGACACCGGCCCGCGCGCCAGCGGCAGGCCGGCGGCCTGCAAGGCGCCGGCCACGGACTCGACCAGCGGCCCGAAGGCGGCGTCGGCCTGCGCGCAGGCATCGGTCAGCACGACGGCCTCGCGCCACGCGACCTCGCGCGCATCGTCGAGCAATACCCGGCCCACGCGTTCGAACACCTCGTCCCGCGCGGCCAGCCAGGTCACGGTGTCGAACAGGGGCGACAAGGGCACCATGTGCCGGGCGCTCAACAAGCCATGCGTGGTGCGCAGGCCCCACAAGCCGCAATAGCTGGCCGGCACCCGCGTGGAACCGCCCGTGTCCGTGCCCAGCGCGAAGTCGACCAGCCCAGCGGCCACCGCGGCCGCCGAGCCGCTGGACGATCCGCCGGGCACGCGATCGGGCG from Bordetella genomosp. 10 includes:
- a CDS encoding amidase; translated protein: MTLPFDDTVGAWVPHGRFSLAPTGSGPLDGLGFAAKDLYDVAGHRTGAGNPAWLRSHEPAAHTSPVVARLMDAGARLHGKVITDELAYSIQGDNMHYGTPRNPRAPDRVPGGSSSGSAAAVAAGLVDFALGTDTGGSTRVPASYCGLWGLRTTHGLLSARHMVPLSPLFDTVTWLAARDEVFERVGRVLLDDAREVAWREAVVLTDACAQADAAFGPLVESVAGALQAAGLPLARGPVSATDLETWRRAYITVSAHDAWRAHGDWITREQPVFAPAIAARWQAAAGTGAEAAAEARAVQDRLRAEVRGLLGEDRVAVLPSASSAAIARTADPAAVDAIRAQTFRLTSIAGLAGLPQVNIPFIGDDGLPAGVSLLGPAGSDLSLIRLAISIGKRLSALGAHA
- a CDS encoding GntR family transcriptional regulator, whose protein sequence is MKQQAVRKTPAKAATTRGRPKVRPSALVAADTAEDAETRIYRSVLGGVMGQRLLPGTKLPEAALCELFGVGRTVVQKALQRLAHDHVVELRPNRGAIVAMPTREEVDKLFEARRILETSILPLVAKSATKADFAMLRRQLREEHHAMHSAPQTEWARLASTFHLKLGEMSGNPLLARYLMEIISRCALVVAIFQPPGNATCEHDEHARVVDYLERGKVKEAIAEMDAHLRDLESHIQLVEERTERSLADMLGLG